A stretch of DNA from Oharaeibacter diazotrophicus:
GCGCGACGGCGCCGGCTTCGGGCTCGTCGCCGCGGCCGCGCCCTTCGACCTCGCGCTGTTCCGGGTGCGGCGGTTCGAGGCGCACGTCGGCGTGGTGGTCGACCCGCGGCGAGAGGTGATGTTGCACATGGTGTTCGGGGAGCGCGCGGTGATCGAGACCTGGACGGCGCCGGCGTGGCGGTCGCGGCTCGTCGGCTTCCATCGTCACGAGGCGGTGCGGTGACGGCGCTCGTGCCGGCCGCGCCGACGGCTCCGGTCACCGTCATGCCCGGGCTCG
This window harbors:
- a CDS encoding C40 family peptidase, producing the protein MSAPPSVLDWASRYVGLPFADHGRTAEGCDCWGLVRLVYEAELGIALPSFEGVYASAEELAAIGAAVRGERDGAGFGLVAAAAPFDLALFRVRRFEAHVGVVVDPRREVMLHMVFGERAVIETWTAPAWRSRLVGFHRHEAVR